From Aedes albopictus strain Foshan chromosome 1, AalbF5, whole genome shotgun sequence, one genomic window encodes:
- the LOC134291786 gene encoding uncharacterized protein LOC134291786: MDTGYFKIRLDSKPLPNNAEYQRLIGSHLYIATHSRPDIAACVGILSRKVSSPTLVDWTEARRVVRYLLRTIDYGLRLGAPGAEFKLVGYCDSDWAGDSTDRKSCSGYLYRIGGATVSWISRKQSCVATSTMEAEYVALSGAAQEAVWLRGLLDELDEKQVQATTVYEDNRSCLDFVALDHQKKRSKHIDIRYHYTRDVCATGVIDLQYCTSEDMIADILTKPLGAERVRKFAAMMGLVPIPGRDG, encoded by the coding sequence ATGGATACTGGATATTTCAAGATCAGGCTGGACAGCAAACCGTTACCAAACAATGCTGAATATCAACGATTGATTGGAAGCCATTTGTACATAGCGACTCACAGCCGGCCTGATATCGCTGCATGCGTGGGTATTTTAAGTCGTAAAGTCAGTTCGCCTACTTTGGTCGATTGGACAGAAGCAAGAAGAGTTGTGCGTTATTTGCTGCGAACCATTGACTACGGCTTAAGACTTGGGGCACCTGGAGCGGAGTTCAAGCTGGTTGGTTACTGCGATTCGGACTGGGCCGGTGACAGCACCGACCGCAAATCGTGCAGCGGATATCTGTATCGCATAGGAGGAGCTACAGTAAGCTGGATAAGTCGCAAGCAGAGCTGCGTTGCAACTTCCACAATGGAAGCAGAATACGTTGCTTTATCCGGTGCGGCACAGGAAGCGGTGTGGCTTCGCGGATTGCTCGATGAGTTGGACGAGAAGCAGGTGCAAGCTACTACAGTTTACGAAGATAACCGCAGTTGTTTGGATTTCGTTGCATTAGATCATCAAAAGAAACGGTCCAAACATATTGACATTCGGTATCACTATACGAGAGACGTCTGTGCTACCGGAGTGATTGATCTACAATACTGTACTTCAGAGGACATGATAGCGGACATTCTCACCAAACCGCTTGGAGCTGAACGAGTGAGGAAGTTCGCTGCTATGATGGGCCTGGTTCCCATTCCAGGCCGAGATGGTTGA